The bacterium genomic sequence TGGCCGGCGGCGGCGGCCGCGGCATGCGCATCGTACGCGAGGCCAAGGACATGGCCACGGCCTTTGGCACTGCGCAGACAGAAGCGCAGAACGCCTTTGCCAATCCGGCGCTTTATCTGGAGCGCTATTTTGAGTTTCCCCGCCACATCGAAGTGCAGATCCTCGGCGACCGCCACGGCAACGTCGTCTCTCTGGGCGAACGCGAGTGCTCCATCCAGCGCAAGCATCAGAAACTGATCGAAGAATCACCGGCGCCGTCCATCAGCACCAAGTTGCGCAAGGCGCTCGCCGCCGCAGCGGTCAAAGGCGCCCGGCGAGTGGGGTATAACAGCGCAGGCACCATCGAATTCCTTCTCGATGAACAAAACCGCTTTTATTTCATGGAGATGAACACTCGCATTCAGGTCGAACACCCGGTGACCGAGGCGGTCATCGGCCTCGATCTCATCGAAGAGCAGATCCGTTCAGCGACCGGCGCCGAACTGCCGAGCAAGCTGAAATTTTTCAAACCGCGCGGCCACGCCATTGAATGCCGCATCAACGCCGAAGACC encodes the following:
- a CDS encoding acetyl-CoA carboxylase biotin carboxylase subunit (an AccC homodimer forms the biotin carboxylase subunit of the acetyl CoA carboxylase, an enzyme that catalyzes the formation of malonyl-CoA, which in turn controls the rate of fatty acid metabolism), with the protein product AGGGGRGMRIVREAKDMATAFGTAQTEAQNAFANPALYLERYFEFPRHIEVQILGDRHGNVVSLGERECSIQRKHQKLIEESPAPSISTKLRKALAAAAVKGARRVGYNSAGTIEFLLDEQNRFYFMEMNTRIQVEHPVTEAVIGLDLIEEQIRSATGAELPSKLKFFKPRGHAIECRINAEDPDNHFRPCPGKITSFHVPGGLGVRVDTHAYAHYVIPAYYDSLIAKVITHGANREEAIVRMERALNEFVIEGIATTIPLLKKILRHPHFRRGSLNTKFLETAKLN